Below is a genomic region from Microbacterium esteraromaticum.
CGGGCCGTCGCGTCATCGATGTGCGCGCCGGCCTCGACGATCACCCGCGCATGGCCCGCCGTGATCGCGCCGCAACCCTGCGCCTGCCACACCTGCGGGAACCGCTCGACGAGCACCTCCGCCGCGAGCATGCGCCGCTGCACGGTGCGGTCGCTGACGCGCAGCGCCGCGGCGAGCTCGGCCGCCACCGCGCGCAGCGTGAGATCGGATGTCTCCAGACCCTCGCCCTGCTCGGCGATGGACATCGCGAGGCGGTTCGCGACGGCGAGCAGCCCGTCGCGAGCGGCGAGCACACCCTGAAGCGTCTTCTCGACGGCCTGCAGCGACGACACGAGCGCGTCGAGGTTCGCCATGTCCTCGGCGGTCGCCGTCGCAATTCCGTTCATATCTTCAGTATCGCCATGGCCACCGACATTCGAATCTTCAACTGACACCTGGGCATGCCGAGAGGTCACGAACGCATAACGAGGTCCGGATGTCTCCCGCAGCGGGCCTAGGCTCGGACCGCACCGGGAAGCACCCGGAAGATGCGAGCGGAAGGAGCGACCGATGAACACCGTCCTCGTCGTACCCGCCGCCGACTTCCTTCCCACCGAGGCCGCCCGCCCCTGATCCGCGTGTGGCCGCCCTTTCCGGAGCCACATCGTGAACCCTCAGCACTCCGCGTCCTTCGACGCGTCTCCCTTCGACGTCACCCTCGCCTTCGCCGACACCGAGATCGGTGAGAACCAGCGGTGGTCCACCTGGCCCGCCACCATGCCGACCGAGCGCGGACCGCTCCCTCGCCCCGACTGGGTGGTGACCAGCGCGGCCGCAGTGGACACCGAACTCGGCATCCTGAAGACCGGGAAGGAAGCCGACGTGTTCCTCATCGAACGATCGGTGCCAGGAGCCGGATCGGGCCCCGGCCTCAGCACGCTGCTCGCGGCGAAGCGGTACCGCGACAGCGACCACCGCAGCTTCCAGCGCTCATCGACGTACACCGAGGGCCGGCGCACCCGCAACACCCGCGATGCCCGCGCACTCGCGAAGAAGTCGGCCCATGGCCGCCAGGTCGCCGCGGCGGAGTGGTCGTTCGCCGAATTCCAGGCCCTGAGCCGCATGCACGCGCTCGGCGCCCCGGTGCCGTACCCGGTGCAGGTCGACGGCACCGAGATCCTCATGGAGTTCATCGGCGACGATCGCGCAGCCGCTCCCCGGCTCGCGCAGGTGAGGGCGGATGCAAGGCAGCTGGCCGACCTGTTCGACCAGATCGTCGAGATCATGCACCTGTTCGCGGCAGCGGGCCTCGCGCACGGCGATCTCTCGGCGTACAACCTGCTCGTGCACCGAGGACGGGTGCGGGTGATCGACCTGCCGCAGATCGTCGACACCGTCTCGAACCCGCAGGGACTGGATCTGCTGCACCGCGACTGCACGAACATCTGCGACTGGTTCGCGAGGCGCAGGATCGACTGCGACGCCGAAGCGCTGTTCGCCGATCTGCTCGCCACGTCGTTCAGCTGACGGCGCCTGCGCACGCTCTGTCGCGCGCGACCGCTCGGCTCTAACATGAAGTGCCGACTTGCTGGGGCAAGGCGGCGCCCTGGGTATCCCGCATCGGGCGGTGAGCGACGTGCGACGAGCACGTCGACGAGCCCCACCGCCAGCCGAAGGGATCGCAGCCCGTGTCAGGGAGCCTCCGCGAGCGCCGCCGCATCCAGCGGCATCGACGCGCGCTGGGCTATGCCGCCGTCACTGCGGGCATGCTGGTCTCACTGTGGTTCGGCACCTCGCTGCGCGCGCATCCGGATGCTCACCTGCCTCTGCTCTTCCTGCATCTCGCGTCGGTGATCGCAGGCCTGGGCGCCACGGTCGCGCTCGATGCGAAGGCCGTGATGTGGGTCGGCAGCCGCGCCGAGCTGGCCGACGTCACGCGCATCGAACGTTCGGTGACCCCGCTCGCC
It encodes:
- a CDS encoding serine protein kinase RIO: MNPQHSASFDASPFDVTLAFADTEIGENQRWSTWPATMPTERGPLPRPDWVVTSAAAVDTELGILKTGKEADVFLIERSVPGAGSGPGLSTLLAAKRYRDSDHRSFQRSSTYTEGRRTRNTRDARALAKKSAHGRQVAAAEWSFAEFQALSRMHALGAPVPYPVQVDGTEILMEFIGDDRAAAPRLAQVRADARQLADLFDQIVEIMHLFAAAGLAHGDLSAYNLLVHRGRVRVIDLPQIVDTVSNPQGLDLLHRDCTNICDWFARRRIDCDAEALFADLLATSFS